Proteins encoded together in one Halalkaliarchaeum sp. AArc-CO window:
- a CDS encoding lysylphosphatidylglycerol synthase transmembrane domain-containing protein: MSRRDRLRTLLGFTAAVAIVAALAVLVGVEEFLSALVAANLALVGVVGVVTLGWFLAWGMALRSVLSSLDSPVSRVRGFLLYGVAAFANNVTPFGQAGGEPVTALYLSRTTKLEYERGLAAIASVDTVNLLPSTAFALVAVLWLGATATVGGDVLLAAVAAAVAGVTLLILATLAWRFRTRLADAIAPRIAGGLSRLAGVIPSMSAPTTDGIRRRIDGFLGAIRRVGTDRRRLAVTVSWSTIGWACQVLALWLALWAVGAPIPIAVAALVVPLGAVAGGLPLPGGAGGIEGALVALLVAAPVEVTAAAALAGVIVFRGFVYWLPVVVGGTVVGLNTVREAGRS; this comes from the coding sequence ATGTCGCGTCGCGATCGCCTCCGGACGCTTCTGGGGTTTACTGCAGCGGTCGCGATCGTTGCGGCGCTCGCAGTACTGGTCGGGGTCGAGGAGTTTTTGTCGGCGCTGGTCGCGGCCAACCTCGCGCTCGTGGGCGTCGTCGGGGTCGTCACACTCGGGTGGTTCCTCGCGTGGGGGATGGCGCTTCGATCGGTGCTTTCGAGCCTGGACAGTCCCGTCTCGCGGGTTCGAGGGTTTCTGCTGTACGGCGTCGCCGCCTTCGCAAACAACGTCACACCGTTCGGCCAGGCGGGCGGCGAGCCGGTGACGGCGTTGTATCTCTCCCGAACGACGAAACTCGAGTACGAACGCGGCCTCGCGGCGATCGCGAGCGTCGACACCGTAAACCTCCTGCCGTCGACGGCGTTTGCCCTCGTGGCAGTGCTCTGGCTCGGCGCCACGGCGACGGTGGGCGGGGACGTCCTGCTGGCGGCGGTCGCGGCCGCCGTGGCCGGCGTCACGCTTTTGATCCTCGCTACACTCGCCTGGCGGTTTCGAACCCGCCTCGCCGATGCGATCGCGCCCCGGATCGCCGGCGGGCTCTCGCGGCTTGCGGGCGTGATACCCAGCATGTCGGCGCCGACGACCGACGGGATCCGCCGGCGGATCGACGGCTTCCTCGGGGCGATTCGGCGCGTCGGAACCGACCGCCGGCGGCTCGCGGTTACCGTCTCGTGGTCGACAATCGGCTGGGCGTGTCAGGTGCTCGCGCTGTGGCTCGCCTTATGGGCGGTCGGTGCGCCGATCCCGATCGCCGTCGCAGCGCTCGTGGTCCCGCTGGGAGCGGTCGCGGGCGGCCTCCCGCTTCCGGGCGGCGCCGGCGGGATCGAGGGGGCGCTCGTCGCGCTGCTCGTGGCCGCCCCCGTCGAGGTGACTGCGGCGGCGGCGCTTGCGGGCGTGATCGTCTTCCGCGGGTTCGTCTACTGGCTCCCGGTCGTCGTCGGGGGAACCGTGGTGGGGCTCAACACCGTCCGGGAAGCCGGACGGAGCTGA
- the thiL gene encoding thiamine-phosphate kinase: protein MNERDALRLLAADLPHAGDDCAVVDGLVLTTDMLHASTDFPAGTTSYTVGWRSVGVSLSDVAAMGAEPLGAVAAYAPTALEEEPLVDFLEGARDVCDRVGTDYVGGDLDTHRELTVTSTAVGRTDDPVPRSGTSPGDAVCVTGEWGRTAAALDLFDAGDVERANELFRFEPRIEAGRALAATATAMMDSSDGLARSLHQLAAASDCGFRIDADALPVHPELENLSTDPETRFERAVHVGEDFELVCTLPNSAVAAAREDCPVPLTLVGRVTDPGEGVTVVGGPGEADSRPLPDRGYTHE from the coding sequence GTGAACGAACGCGACGCGCTCCGGCTGCTCGCCGCCGACCTGCCGCACGCGGGCGACGACTGCGCGGTCGTCGACGGGCTGGTCCTCACGACCGACATGCTCCACGCGTCGACGGACTTCCCAGCGGGGACGACCTCCTACACGGTGGGGTGGCGCTCGGTCGGCGTCTCCCTGTCCGACGTCGCCGCGATGGGGGCGGAACCACTCGGAGCGGTGGCCGCCTACGCACCGACGGCGCTCGAGGAGGAACCGCTCGTGGACTTCCTCGAGGGAGCCCGGGACGTCTGTGATCGTGTCGGCACTGACTACGTCGGCGGCGACCTGGACACCCACCGGGAGCTGACGGTGACGTCGACTGCCGTCGGGCGGACCGACGACCCGGTCCCGCGATCGGGAACGTCGCCAGGGGATGCCGTCTGTGTCACCGGCGAGTGGGGCCGGACGGCGGCCGCCCTCGACCTGTTCGACGCCGGCGACGTCGAGAGAGCGAACGAGCTGTTCCGGTTCGAACCCCGCATCGAGGCCGGTCGGGCGCTCGCCGCCACGGCGACGGCGATGATGGACTCGAGCGACGGGCTCGCCCGGTCGCTCCACCAGCTTGCTGCGGCGAGCGACTGCGGCTTCCGGATCGACGCCGACGCGCTCCCGGTGCACCCGGAGCTCGAAAACCTGTCTACAGACCCCGAAACACGGTTCGAGCGAGCCGTCCACGTCGGCGAGGACTTCGAACTCGTCTGTACGCTGCCGAACTCCGCGGTCGCAGCCGCGAGGGAGGACTGTCCGGTGCCACTCACGCTGGTAGGGCGGGTCACCGACCCGGGGGAGGGAGTGACGGTCGTCGGCGGGCCGGGGGAGGCTGACTCGCGGCCGTTGCCGGACCGTGGATACACCCACGAGTGA